One Vespula pensylvanica isolate Volc-1 chromosome 1, ASM1446617v1, whole genome shotgun sequence genomic region harbors:
- the LOC122628904 gene encoding methionine aminopeptidase 1D, mitochondrial isoform X1, whose product MIIEAANVARIYPFVKNFFRYKSHEKELKPKIVNNSFGKYEVVEPWHVSERRHVPSYIPKPSYSSTKIPQQGPIRPEIKDQNQIECMRESCELAQYVLTQAEQYIKPGVTTDQLDEMIHEMIVNNGAYPSPLNYRGFPKSICTSINNVACHGIPDDRPLKCGDIINVDVTVYLNGYHGDCSKTFEVGESDAEGKRLIQVTELCLQSAIKICKPNEKFCSIGNIVEEIANKHGFNVIPAFAGHGIGTYFHGPPDILHFAHESPERMQPGMTFTIEPILSQGGKEVEILEDGWTAVTVDDARTAQVEHTILITDNGCEIMTK is encoded by the exons atgataattgaaGCTGCCAATGTTGCGAGGATCTATCC tttTGTCAAGAATTTCTTCCGATACAAATCGCAC gaaaaagaattaaagccaaaaattgtaaataattcatttggTAAATATGAAGTTGTAGAACCATGGCATGTTTCTGAAAGAAGACACGTGCCATCATATATTCCTAAGCCATCTTATAGTTCAACTAAAATTCCACAACAAGGACCAATAAGACCAGAGATTAAAGATCAAAATCAAATAGAATGTATGAGAGAAAGTTGTGAACTTGCACAATATGTTCTTACTCAGGCAGAACAATATATCAAG CCTGGTGTCACTACAGATCAACTAGATGAAATGATTCATGAAATGATTGTAAATAACGGAGCATACCCTAGTCCGCTTAATTATCGAGGATTTCCAAAATCTATATGTACTAGTATTAATAACGTTGCATGTCATGGTATCCCAGATGATCGTCCATTAAAATGCGGAGACATAATTAATGTAGATGTGACT GTTTATCTAAATGGCTATCATGGAGATTGTTCAAAAACATTTGAAGTAGGAGAAAGTGATGCTGAGGGTAAAAGATTAATACAAGTGACTGAACTTTGCCTTCAAAGtgcaataaaaatttgtaaaccaaatgaaaaattttgtagTATAG gTAATATTGTGGAAGAAATAGCAAATAAGCATGGATTTAATGTAATTCCTGCATTTGCTGGACATGGCATAGGAACTTATTTTCATGGGCCACCAGACATCTTACATTTTG cGCACGAATCTCCTGAAAGAATGCAACCAGGTATGACATTTACTATAGAGCCAATTCTGAGTCAAGGTGGAAAAGAGGTGGAAATTTTAGAGGATGGTTGGACAGCTGTAACAGTAGATGATGCTAGAACTGCACAAGTGGAACATACCATTTTGATAACTGATAATGGTTGTGAAATAATGACAAAGTAG
- the LOC122636103 gene encoding RAD50-interacting protein 1, with product MDIKQKIIQRFNEEMGSTLKGLDNIKHFHECLQAEKNEIEKSLSMASSEAPSKVKAAVQNVEHVTVQFEKLQTSATEVYNNIQKSIQENNENSEVQEVIDKIGQLDKCLSYLNFIKFIEDISDEIENSLLSADDESVITLYTNLSEISCQLQSSSCHHLVNYVRDTLHFWHNLIKEKLSKEYNDVLKSLKWPFCGTNANTVITSLPETITRFKILTEYLLHLQLPDETIKPVVTSALLTDFASVCLPVTLLVRPLRQRFIYHFTGSKLTNRQDKPEWFFTQVLTWIKDHVQWVQKYVQPVADSIGFNHIDVKAEFMRALVQLAVEKLHSELAIAQHDDALFAHLVDEALGFERELRETLLYPSSQPATVFVLTQAHIFVKWINMEKKYATEKMDAILNSNTAWEILSGPDVNDMKETECANAFLTLLTTISDRYKHLPQPGHRLQFLELQLELIDDWRVRLLQLLHEDCVDPLASLMPCILNTLHYVANVLDEWGVTVHFLQLHFFKKQFEAVECATDEGKDVTEHIGEIEGTVFDEAVALLRRLEKELVNEISDSVALDVKAKSRPYRTDKWFAMQSVKEVASLSVTPSGCPMFQELGTRLHVLHEALTLPLFHQAWKQLACQFDQFLLEEVVLVNHFNIGGAEQLQYDILRNLFPLFGLYISKPESFFPLIKEACVLLNILIGSAMLLLDALNTSDEVTAKEILADVGVHKMSPDVAIKIIQSRTDVIYE from the exons atggatataaaacagaaaattatACAAAGATTCAACGAAGAGATGGGATCAACTCTAAAAGGActtgataatataaaacatttccaTGAGTGCCTCCAAgcagaaaagaatgaaattgaaaaatct cTATCTATGGCATCAAGTGAAGCACCTTCAAAAGTCAAAGCAGCTGTACAGAATGTTGAGCATGTTACAGtgcaatttgaaaaattgcaAACTTCTGCGACAGAAGtttacaataatattcaaaaatcgatacaagaaaataatgaaaattcagaAGTACAAGAAGTTATTGATAAGATAGGTCAGTTGGATAAGTGCCTATCAtatctaaattttataaaatttattgaggATATCag cgatgaaatagaaaattcattattatcagCTGACGATGAGTCTGTTATCACATTATATACAAATCTTTCTGAAATTAGTTGTCAATTACAATCGTCATCTTGTCATCATCTTGTAAATTATGTGAGAGACACATTACATTTCTGgcataatttaattaaagaaaaattatcaaa GGAATATAATGACGTTTTAAAAAGTTTGAAATGGCCTTTCTGTGGAACTAATGCAAACACAGTAATTACATCTTTACCTGAAACTATTACTAGATTTAAAATACTTACAGAATATCTATTACATCTACAACTACC AGATGAAACTATAAAACCTGTGGTAACATCCGCTCTTCTGACTGATTTTGCATCTGTGTGCCTGCCTGTTACTTTATTAGTGCGCCCATTGAGGCagagatttatttatcattttacagGTAGTAAATTGACAAATCGACAAGATAAACCAGAATGGTTTTTCACACAAGTACTTACATGGATCAAAGATCATGTTCAATGGGTACAAAAATATGTTCAACCTGTAGCAGATTCTATTGGCTTCAATCATATAGATGTGAAG GCTGAATTTATGCGTGCTTTGGTACAATTGGCTGTTGAAAAATTACATTCCGAATTAGCAATAGCACAGCACGATGATGCTTTATTTGCCCATTTGGTAGATGAAGCTCTTGGCTTTGAAAGAGAACTTAGAGAAACACTATTATATCCTTCTTCTCAACCAGCTACTGTATTTGTATTAACCCAAGctcatatatttgtaaaatggattaatatggaaaaaaaat ATGCCACAGAAAAAATGGATGCAATATTAAACTCAAACACAGCCTGGGAAATTTTATCAGGACCTGATGTAAATGACatgaaagaaacagaatgTGCCAATGCTTTTCTTACACTTTTAACAACAATCTCTGATAGGTACAAACATTTACCTCAACCTGGACACAG ATTACAGTTTCTTGAACTACAGCTAGAATTAATTGATGATTGGAGAGTaagattattacaattattacatGAAGATTGTGTAGATCCATTAGCATCTCTTATGCCTTGTATACTCAATACATTACATTATGTTGCAAATGTTTTAGACGAATGGGGTGTAACTGTG CACTTTTTGCAACTTCATTTCTTCAAAAAACAATTTGAAGCAGTAGAATGTGCTACAGATGAAGGTAAAGATGTTACTGAACATATtggagaaatagaaggaacTGTATTTGATGAAGCTGTTGCTTTATTGCGAAgactagaaaaagaattagttAATGAAATCAGTGATTCAGTAGCTTTGGATGTAAAAGCAAAAAGCAGACCTTATAGAACAGATAA ATGGTTTGCAATGCAATCTGTAAAGGAAGTTGCTTCACTATCAGTAACTCCTAGCGGTTGTCCTATGTTTCAAGAATTAGGTACCAGACTTCATGTATTACATGAAGCACTTACTTTACCATTATTTCATCAAGCATGGAAACAATTAGCTTGTCAATTTGATCAG TTTCTCTTAGAGGAAGTTGTCTTGGTAAATCATTTTAACATAGGAGGTGCAGAGCAATTACAATACGACATTTTAAGGAATTTGTTCCCTCTTTTTGGTCTATATATTAGCAAACCAGAATCGTTTTTCCCATT AATCAAGGAGGCTTGTGTTTTACTTAACATATTAATAGGATCTGCGATGTTACTTCTGGATGCACTCAACACAAGTGATGAAGTTACAGCAAAGGAAATACTCGCAGATGTTGGTGTTCATAAAATGTCTCCTGACGtagctataaaaataattcaatcaaGAACAGATGTGatctatgaataa
- the LOC122628904 gene encoding methionine aminopeptidase 1D, mitochondrial isoform X2, translated as MLRGSILVEPWHVSERRHVPSYIPKPSYSSTKIPQQGPIRPEIKDQNQIECMRESCELAQYVLTQAEQYIKPGVTTDQLDEMIHEMIVNNGAYPSPLNYRGFPKSICTSINNVACHGIPDDRPLKCGDIINVDVTVYLNGYHGDCSKTFEVGESDAEGKRLIQVTELCLQSAIKICKPNEKFCSIGNIVEEIANKHGFNVIPAFAGHGIGTYFHGPPDILHFAHESPERMQPGMTFTIEPILSQGGKEVEILEDGWTAVTVDDARTAQVEHTILITDNGCEIMTK; from the exons ATGTTGCGAGGATCTATCC TTGTAGAACCATGGCATGTTTCTGAAAGAAGACACGTGCCATCATATATTCCTAAGCCATCTTATAGTTCAACTAAAATTCCACAACAAGGACCAATAAGACCAGAGATTAAAGATCAAAATCAAATAGAATGTATGAGAGAAAGTTGTGAACTTGCACAATATGTTCTTACTCAGGCAGAACAATATATCAAG CCTGGTGTCACTACAGATCAACTAGATGAAATGATTCATGAAATGATTGTAAATAACGGAGCATACCCTAGTCCGCTTAATTATCGAGGATTTCCAAAATCTATATGTACTAGTATTAATAACGTTGCATGTCATGGTATCCCAGATGATCGTCCATTAAAATGCGGAGACATAATTAATGTAGATGTGACT GTTTATCTAAATGGCTATCATGGAGATTGTTCAAAAACATTTGAAGTAGGAGAAAGTGATGCTGAGGGTAAAAGATTAATACAAGTGACTGAACTTTGCCTTCAAAGtgcaataaaaatttgtaaaccaaatgaaaaattttgtagTATAG gTAATATTGTGGAAGAAATAGCAAATAAGCATGGATTTAATGTAATTCCTGCATTTGCTGGACATGGCATAGGAACTTATTTTCATGGGCCACCAGACATCTTACATTTTG cGCACGAATCTCCTGAAAGAATGCAACCAGGTATGACATTTACTATAGAGCCAATTCTGAGTCAAGGTGGAAAAGAGGTGGAAATTTTAGAGGATGGTTGGACAGCTGTAACAGTAGATGATGCTAGAACTGCACAAGTGGAACATACCATTTTGATAACTGATAATGGTTGTGAAATAATGACAAAGTAG
- the LOC122636118 gene encoding dual specificity mitogen-activated protein kinase kinase 4, giving the protein MAENQGNSSNQTNSGSSRSFNFQRLDFRSNNDIQNEMSEKRRQLKLSFQTQGSNLSFANSTNSSLTNSTGASARPPVSSRLPLPLPKLPVRPRTMVLQQDFLPDKARDKLRMCQSMQSTGKLQLNPDVVYDFTSEDLQDLGEIGRGGFGTVNKMIHRISNTVMAVKRIRSTVDEREQKQLLMDLEVVMKSNECPCIVQFYGALFKEGDCWICMELMDTSLDKFYKFIYERLNERIPECILGKITVATVKALNYLKEKLKIIHRDVKPSNILLDRRGNIKLCDFGISGQLVDSIARTRDAGCRPYMAPERIDPQRARGYDVRSDVWSLGITLMEVATGYFPYPKWNSVFEQLYQVVQGDPPRLSPNENGNHFTMDFVNFVNTCLIKEETQRPKYNKLLEHAFIRKAEEATIDVAAYISGVLDNMANNGVTPFTTNQP; this is encoded by the exons ATGGCAGAAAATCAAGGGAATTCCTCGAATCAAACAAACTCAG GTTCTAGCAgatcatttaattttcaacgTTTGGATTTTAGATCAAATAATGACATTCAAAATGAAATGTCAG aaaaaagaagacagttGAAGTTAAGTTTTCAAACACAAGGTAGTAATTTGTCATTTGCCAATTCAACCAATTCTTCTTTGACAAATTCTACTGGAGCCTCTGCACGACCACCAGT ATCATCTCGTCTACCTTTGCCTCTACCTAAGTTGCCAGTTAGACCACGTACAATGGTATTGCAGCAAGATTTTCTTCCCGATAAAGCAAG AGATAAGTTACGAATGTGTCAATCTATGCAAAGTACTGGAAAATTGCAATTAAATCCAGATGTGGTATATGATTTCACAAGTGAGGACCTTCAAGATTTAGGGGAAATAGGGAGAGGAGGATTTGGAActgtaaataaaatgatacataGGATAAGCAATACTGTTATGGCTGTGAAG AGAATACGTTCAACAGTGGATGAAAGAGAACAGAAACAATTATTGATGGATTTGGAGGTTGTAATGAAATCCAACGAATGCCCTTGCATTGTGCAGTTTTATGGAGCTTTATTTAAAGAG GGAGATTGTTGGATTTGTATGGAGTTGATGGACACCTCTTtagacaaattttataaattcatctATGAGAGATTGAATGAGAGGATACCTGAGTGTATTTTAGGAAAAATTACAGTAGCCACTGTAAAAGCGCTGAATTAcctcaaagaaaaattgaaaataattcatagaGATGTAAAACCTAGCAATATTTTACTTGATCGCCGTGGCAATATAAAACTTTGCGATTTTGGTATATCAGGACAACTAGTAGACTCTATCGCACGAACTAGAGACGCTGGTTGCAGACCGTATATGGCG CCGGAAAGGATAGACCCTCAGCGAGCAAGGGGTTACGATGTAAGAAGTGACGTGTGGTCATTGGGTATTACTTTAATGGAGGTTGCTACCGGTTACTTTCCTTATCCAAAATGGAACTCCGTTTTCGAACAACTCTATCAGGTAGTACAGGGTGATCCACCCCGTTTGTCTCCCAACGAAAACGGAAATCATTTTACAATGGATTTTGTAAACTTTGTGAATACATG TCTGATCAAGGAAGAAACTCAACGACCGAAATATAACAAGTTGTTGGAACATGCATTCATTAGGAAGGCGGAAGAAGCTACAATCGATGTCGCGGCGTACATCAGCGGCGTTTTGGACAATATGGCTAACAACGGAGTAACACCATTTACCACCAATCAGCCTTAA
- the LOC122636127 gene encoding forkhead box protein J1-A-like: MVRMRIELAEVEIPMDDGSSSPSKNMEVDEYGVEAELTSLSWLQSLDITSASSLPTPPCSPSPPPLVRKPPKKMSPLLKAELDLAENADKYRTDPDAKPPFSYATIICLAMRANNNKVSLSNIYAWIRENFLYYKYADPAWQNSIRHNLSLNKCFVKLPRSKDEPGKGGFWKLDLERMEEGKRTRRRASTTQRNRGSRRQHNTTNSTTTTTTTSTSMTLSSASVTSNHSLQNSCVPPTTCLSALYETPPSSVSPPIPDTLSEVPESTQVNLTEDDLTGLLIATAGWDENQLDLLDSLLDTL; the protein is encoded by the exons ATGGTGAGAATGAGGATAGAGTTGGCCGAGGTTGAGATACCGATGGATGACGGTTCATCCTCACCATCGAAGAACATGGAGGTCGATGAGTACGGAGTAGAGGCAGAGCTGACGAGTCTTTCGTGGCTGCAATCGTTAGACATCACGAGTGCGTCCAGTTTGCCAACGCCACCATGTTCGCCATCGCCTCCACCGTTGGTACGAAAACCCCCGAAGAAGATGTCACCTTTGCTCAAGGCTGAATTAG ATCTTGCGGAAAACGCCGATAAATATCGAACGGATCCAGACGCAAAGCCGCCATTCTCCTATGCTACGATCATATGCCTCGCGATGCGCGCGAACAATAATAAGGTGTCCCTGTCGAACATATATGCATGGATTCGCGAGAATTTTTTGTACTACAAATATGCTGATCCAGCTTGGcag AACTCGATTCGGCATAATCTATCGTTAAACAAATGCTTCGTCAAGTTGCCACGTTCGAAGGATGAGCCAGGCAAGGGTGGCTTTTGGAAACTGGACTTGGAACGTATGGAAGAGGGTAAAAGAACGAGACGACGTGCTTCGACAACTCAACGTAATCGAGGATCGAGAAGACAACACAACACAACAAATTCAACGACGACCACGACAACGACGTCGACATCGATGACGTTGTCTTCTGCTTCAGTAACGAGCAATCATTCGTTGCAAAACAGTTGTGTACCACCTACCACCTGTCTTTCCGCCCTTTACGAGACACCACCGAGCAGCGTTTCACCTCCGATACCAGACACACTTTCGGAAGTACCCGAATCAACGCAAGTTAATCTCACCGAAGATGATCTCACGGGTCTACTGATCGCCACAGCAGGTTGGGATGAGAACCAGCTGGATCTCTTGGATTCTCTTTTGGATActctttaa
- the LOC122628914 gene encoding proteasome subunit beta type-4 encodes MALFGGNVCSTPAPFWQNGPTPGCFYDFPGSTMQSVDHGMRQRSQAPMTTGTSVIGIQFKDGVIIAADILASYGSLARYRNCERIMKVNDNILLGASGDYADFQCIKSNIEKKILDEQCLDDGFSLKPKALYCWLTRVMYNRRSSYDPFWNNFVIAGLHDGKPFLGTVDKLGTAYIDPVIATGYGAYMATPLLRKAYEENSEMTKEEAKELLYKAMQVLFYRDARSFPKYYLGMITKDEGVEIEGPLTLDSNWEAAVLTK; translated from the exons ATGGCGCTTTTTGGTGGTAATGTTTGTTCTACTCCCGCACCTTTTTGGCAAAATGGTCCAACGCCGGGCTGTTTTTATGATTTTCCTGGCAGTACCATGCAGTCAGTCGATCATGGAATGCGTCAAAGATCACA AGCACCTATGACAACTGGAACATCAGTAATTGGCATACAATTTAAAGATGGAGTTATTATTGCTGCCGATATCCTAGCATCTTATGGTTCATTAGCTAGATATAGAAATTGTGAACGTATCATGAAAGTCAATGATAATATTCTTCTTGGTGCTAGCGGTGATTATGCAGATTTTCAGTGCATCAAAAGTaacattgaaaagaaaat tCTAGATGAACAATGTTTAGATGATGGGTTTTCTTTAAAACCTAAAGCACTTTATTGTTGGTTAACTCGTGTGATGTATAACAGACGATCAAGTTATGATCCATTTTGGAACAATTTTGTAATTGCAGGTTTACATGATGGAAAACc GTTTTTAGGTACAGTAGATAAACTTGGAACTGCTTACATTGATCCGGTGATTGCAACTGGTTATGGTGCCTATATGGCAACACCTTTATTGCGGAAAGCATATGAAGAAAACAGTGAAATGActaaagaagaagcaaaagaactTCTTTACAAAGCTATGcaagttcttttttatagagaCGCTCGTTCTTTTCCTAAG tATTATCTTGGTATGATTACTAAAGATGAAGGTGTGGAGATTGAAGGTCCATTAACATTAGACAGTAACTGGGAAGCAGCTGTTCTAAccaaataa